ACCCAGTCTTCGAATGATTGCCGCAAGATCGGAAAGGTAGTCGATATATTGGACCGTCGTGAAGATAGCAACCTTTTTTCCACAAATATCTCCGATTATTTTTTCCAAGGGTTCTAAATCCAAGTTTTTTACCCTAGCTTCCACGTAAAGAACCGGGATCTCTGTCCTCAGACCCATGTCTGAATGTCCATAGTGAACTAGAGCGGAGCAACCAGCTTGACACGCCTGCTTATCTGCAAGGTCGCAAGATCCGAAACAGCTATCAAAAACAATTGGTTTTATTCCTTCTCTGTAATAGACCTCCAGAATCTCGTCGCAATATCTCTTTAAACCAGCAGGAAGTTGAATCCCAACACTTTTGTTCTTGTATTGTCGGATGAACTTCACGACTTTTTCTTCTTCGAAATCAAATAACATCATTTAAAGATTAATCTCGGACAACAATTAATAAGGATGTAATAGACGAGAATCTCTGCGTTCAATGTGCCCTCTGCACGTTCTCGAAATATTCGAGTATCCGAAGCTAGTTGGAGGATGCTATAAAGCTTATCCAGGGAAAGAAAACTAAGCGTACAATGATGTCACAATAGACGACTGGAGATCTGTTTCAAAACAGCTGGTTTATTTCTTCCGATTGGAGAACCAACAACCACTGTTGTTATTCCGAGCTTTCTTAGAGCTTCGATTCTTTCTTCCAAAACCTTTAGCGGTCCTGTAACACTGAACGCTTCGATCATCTCAGGGGTTACCTCCTCGCGGGCTTTTTCTATACTTCCAGCCAAAATTCTTCTCCTAACTTTCTCGACATCTTTCTCGTTTATTCCGTGTCTCTCCAAAGAACTTTTTGGAGCAGATGATGCGATGAATGAGACAACTCCTCTGACCAACTTTCTAGCTACCTCTGGATCATCGTCTATGGATACGGCCATATAGGCCACAAAGTCAAAATTCTTTTTCTTGACTCTCATCCCATCTCTAACGAAACTTAACGATTCGCGTATATCTTCTGGATGTGAAGCATTTATCAACACACCATCTCCCAAGCGCCCGGCAAGTTTGAGCATTTTCTCCCTTCTACCACCAACGTAAATTGGAATATGACCTCCCGGATCGAATCGCAACCTTGCTCCCTGACACTTGAAAATTTCCCCATTGAAAAATATGGTACGGCCGGAAAGCAGACCTCTAATGATTTTGATTGCTTCTTCCACGGCTCTCACCGGTTTCTCTTGCTTTAATCCCACTGTTTGGAGGAATAACGGGTCTCCAGCGGATATTCCAAGTATGGCTCTGCCTGCAGAGATCTCATTTAACGTCGCTATCGCCGTTGCTGTGATCGCTGGGTGCGCAGTATAAGGATTCGTGACACCTGGCCCAAGAGAAATCTTTGACGTGCTAAGAGCCAACCTCGTCAAAACTGTGTGGACATAGCGATTATGGTAGTGGTCACATATCCAAATCTGGCTAAAACGAAGGCGTTCGACAAGTTTTGCAAGAGAAACCATTTTGTCTATTTCTATGTATGGAACAAACTCAACCCCCAGCCGCATCACTTTTCTTTAATCTCTGATATAATAAAATACAATGTGTGGGGATTGAAATGGAATTTCTACCACTTCGAAATTTCCCAATTGTAAAACCCGGAGACAACCTCCCCAAGCTCATCGTAGAAACCGTGGGAAAAAACAATGTTTCGCTTGAGGAGGGAGACATAATCGTTGTATGTCAGAGCATAGTTTCTAAGAGCGAAGGAAGAATCGTTAACCTAGAGAAAGTTAAACCAAGTCGATTGAGTGTGGCATTAGCAAAGAAGCTCGGAAAAGATCCTAGAGAAGTTGAGGTAATTTTATCTGAATCTTCTGAAATCATCAAGATTGCACACGTCATAATTTCCCGAACGAAACATGGCTTTGTCTGTGCCAATGCCGGAGTTGATCGATCAAATGCTCCACCAAACTGCGTGACGCTTCTGCCGGAAAATCCAGACGAGTCTGCGAAAAAAATACGTGATTTCATAAGGAAAAAACTCGGCGTTAATGTCGGAGTAATAATCACGGATACGCAGGGGAGAGCTTTTAGACTCGGATGCGTAGGCGTCGCCATTGGCGTTGCTGGCGTTAAGGTGTTAGATGACCTCAGAGGAAAAAAAGACATTTATGGTAAAAAACTTGTTTCAACAATCACGAGCCCTGCAGACGCAATAGCTGCAGCCGCTGTGTTGATGATGGGTGAAGCCGATGAGAAAACCCCCGTCGTAATAGTTCGCAATGCCCCACAATCTGTGTTCGGAGAGAGCAAATGCATCGAGCTTGTGAGACCAAAAGAGAAGGATCTTTTTGTATAAGGTGTGATGGATGATAACCGTTCTTTCCGGGGGAACCGGAACGCCAAAACTCATTCAAGGTTTAACCAAAATTGTAGATCAACGTAATCTGAGGATAATAGTGAACACAGCCGAAGATACTGAGATTTCTGGATTGTATGTTTCACCAGATATTGATACGGTTGTTTACA
This region of Candidatus Hadarchaeales archaeon genomic DNA includes:
- a CDS encoding 5,10-methylenetetrahydromethanopterin reductase; the encoded protein is MRLGVEFVPYIEIDKMVSLAKLVERLRFSQIWICDHYHNRYVHTVLTRLALSTSKISLGPGVTNPYTAHPAITATAIATLNEISAGRAILGISAGDPLFLQTVGLKQEKPVRAVEEAIKIIRGLLSGRTIFFNGEIFKCQGARLRFDPGGHIPIYVGGRREKMLKLAGRLGDGVLINASHPEDIRESLSFVRDGMRVKKKNFDFVAYMAVSIDDDPEVARKLVRGVVSFIASSAPKSSLERHGINEKDVEKVRRRILAGSIEKAREEVTPEMIEAFSVTGPLKVLEERIEALRKLGITTVVVGSPIGRNKPAVLKQISSRLL
- the cofE gene encoding coenzyme F420-0:L-glutamate ligase, translated to MEFLPLRNFPIVKPGDNLPKLIVETVGKNNVSLEEGDIIVVCQSIVSKSEGRIVNLEKVKPSRLSVALAKKLGKDPREVEVILSESSEIIKIAHVIISRTKHGFVCANAGVDRSNAPPNCVTLLPENPDESAKKIRDFIRKKLGVNVGVIITDTQGRAFRLGCVGVAIGVAGVKVLDDLRGKKDIYGKKLVSTITSPADAIAAAAVLMMGEADEKTPVVIVRNAPQSVFGESKCIELVRPKEKDLFV